A DNA window from Akkermansiaceae bacterium contains the following coding sequences:
- a CDS encoding choice-of-anchor K domain-containing protein, which translates to MSPTRFLFICVGVIAAITSVREAKGQTLSGAPTFLVSGRFTNPVEEGSNSLLVRDNNLTNGYNSGADLTDAPAGLSSTGPAGAAFFQWGRASTSDTYSHPSALWFIPVDVTNAAPEQDFQIGYLYYRNGTIQSSTGASAVDMSFTFSFPSDGATMNTSFTSKLINTPNNGTAEQNADVVSLSNHFAPTGYKDSSGNAYYLELSFKMDADTLNALSTGTEFRAYEGTTSRAEIIGRFTTTPSVAVVPEPSSLLIGLLGALPLISRRKR; encoded by the coding sequence ATGTCCCCCACCCGGTTCCTGTTCATCTGTGTCGGCGTCATTGCCGCGATCACATCCGTACGCGAAGCGAAAGGCCAGACCCTCTCCGGCGCACCCACCTTCCTGGTCAGCGGACGCTTCACCAATCCTGTCGAAGAAGGCTCCAACAGCCTGCTGGTCCGGGACAACAATCTCACCAATGGCTACAACTCCGGTGCGGACCTCACGGACGCTCCAGCCGGACTTTCCTCCACCGGACCTGCCGGCGCCGCATTCTTCCAATGGGGCCGTGCCTCCACCTCCGACACCTACTCACACCCCAGCGCCCTTTGGTTCATCCCGGTGGATGTCACCAACGCAGCTCCGGAACAGGACTTCCAGATCGGCTACCTCTACTACCGGAATGGCACGATCCAAAGCTCCACCGGGGCCTCCGCCGTCGATATGTCCTTCACGTTCAGCTTTCCGTCGGACGGGGCGACGATGAACACCAGCTTCACCAGCAAGCTGATCAACACGCCCAACAACGGCACCGCCGAGCAGAATGCGGATGTGGTCTCCCTCTCCAACCACTTCGCCCCCACCGGCTACAAGGACAGTTCCGGCAACGCCTACTATCTGGAGCTGTCCTTCAAGATGGACGCGGACACGCTGAACGCGCTTTCGACCGGCACGGAGTTCCGCGCCTATGAGGGTACCACCAGCCGTGCGGAGATCATCGGCCGCTTCACCACCACGCCGAGCGTCGCGGTGGTGCCGGAGCCGTCCTCCCTCCTCATCGGCCTTCTCGGCGCCCTGCCCCTCATCTCCCGCCGCAAACGGTGA
- a CDS encoding glycogen/starch synthase produces the protein MLSSPAPLSLSAKTPMSSLPKPEKPRILIVTPEITYLPPGMGNMAQRMSAKAGGLADVSASLVSALFELGADVHVAMPNYRRMFQGDVFNLHERELRKYHEVLPEAHIHLAEDRIFYYREHVYSSHADEAMKIALVFQREVINNVVPRVRPDLIHCNDWMTALIPAMARRRGIKSLFTVHNIHTRQVSLAQVEETGIDAAEFWMNLYFSGAPSGYDHARSHVPVDLLTSGIFAAHFINTVSPRFLWEIVEGWHPMVPQTVRQELRHKYLAGCSDGILNAPDVSYNPLTDDSLALNFDHNDFVAGKAANKKALQLELGLEEDETAPIFFWPSRLDPVQKGPELLTNTLHRLVSEYWNRNFQVVVVADGPHQRWIHEIVDRFNLHERVAVRNFEERLSRLAYAGSDFMLMPSLFEPCGLPQMTAPIYGSLPVVHATGGLYDTVRHLDADASTGNGFRFDNYDARGFRWAIDEAMRFFALPAETRAREIGRVMRESLNEFSHKEVARRYIAIYEQMLARPLVEKEAGEEIKEIAEREAQMA, from the coding sequence ATGCTCAGCAGTCCCGCCCCTCTCTCACTTTCCGCAAAAACCCCGATGTCTTCGCTCCCCAAGCCCGAGAAGCCCCGCATTCTCATTGTCACCCCGGAAATCACCTATCTGCCCCCCGGTATGGGCAACATGGCCCAGCGGATGTCGGCGAAAGCCGGTGGTCTGGCGGACGTCTCAGCATCGCTCGTTTCCGCGTTGTTCGAGCTGGGAGCGGATGTTCACGTAGCCATGCCGAACTACCGGCGGATGTTCCAGGGCGACGTCTTCAACCTCCATGAACGGGAGTTGAGGAAATACCACGAAGTCCTCCCGGAAGCGCACATCCATCTGGCGGAGGACCGCATCTTCTACTACCGGGAACACGTCTATAGCAGCCATGCGGATGAGGCGATGAAGATCGCCCTCGTCTTCCAGCGGGAGGTCATCAACAACGTCGTCCCGCGCGTGCGTCCGGATCTCATCCACTGCAATGACTGGATGACCGCGCTCATCCCGGCCATGGCGCGCCGCCGGGGCATCAAGAGCCTCTTCACGGTCCATAACATCCACACCCGCCAGGTGTCTCTCGCGCAGGTGGAGGAGACCGGGATCGATGCCGCGGAGTTCTGGATGAACCTTTATTTCTCCGGTGCCCCGTCGGGCTATGACCACGCCCGCTCCCATGTGCCGGTGGACCTGCTGACCTCCGGTATTTTCGCCGCCCACTTCATCAATACCGTCAGCCCGCGCTTCCTGTGGGAGATCGTGGAAGGATGGCACCCCATGGTGCCGCAGACCGTGCGTCAGGAACTGCGGCACAAGTATCTGGCCGGTTGCTCCGACGGCATCCTCAATGCTCCGGATGTTTCCTACAACCCGCTCACGGACGACTCGCTCGCGCTCAATTTCGACCACAACGATTTCGTAGCCGGAAAGGCCGCCAACAAGAAAGCCCTGCAACTGGAACTCGGCCTGGAAGAGGACGAAACCGCGCCGATCTTCTTCTGGCCGTCCCGCCTCGACCCCGTCCAGAAAGGCCCGGAACTGCTGACAAACACGCTTCATCGTCTGGTTTCGGAATACTGGAACCGGAACTTCCAGGTCGTCGTCGTGGCGGACGGTCCGCACCAGCGCTGGATCCATGAGATCGTGGACCGTTTCAACCTCCATGAGAGGGTGGCCGTGCGGAACTTCGAGGAACGTCTCTCCCGTCTCGCCTACGCCGGTTCGGACTTCATGTTGATGCCGTCCTTGTTCGAGCCATGCGGGCTGCCGCAGATGACCGCGCCGATCTATGGCTCACTGCCGGTCGTCCATGCCACCGGCGGGTTGTATGACACGGTCCGGCATCTGGATGCGGACGCCTCCACCGGAAATGGGTTCCGCTTCGACAACTATGATGCCCGCGGCTTCCGCTGGGCGATCGATGAGGCGATGCGGTTCTTCGCCCTGCCTGCGGAAACCCGCGCCCGTGAGATCGGCCGGGTGATGCGGGAAAGCCTGAATGAATTCAGCCACAAGGAAGTCGCCCGGCGCTACATCGCCATCTACGAGCAGATGCTCGCACGTCCGCTGGTGGAGAAGGAAGCGGGCGAGGAGATTAAGGAAATCGCCGAGCGCGAAGCGCAGATGGCGTAA
- a CDS encoding DUF1460 domain-containing protein, with protein sequence MIHKIAAIFLSLAACMTVAVAQRVGSPCPLRLPLDTVFKGEAKFHAMVAKAERENWRNLPLPQRTMRVARELVGVPYVNYTLEIDDRIESPSVNFTGMDCWTYYENSLAFARMLRYKPGPYKPQDMLHMIEVERYRNGTCTGGYLSRMHHLEEVFHDNQRRGLAENITRRIPGSVKIEREIREMTVQWKAYRYLKNNPSLISPMGKIEAQVSRLPVHHIPKQNVRGIEKYLQDGDICAITTHSTFGYTSHVGLILRVKDRAYFCHATSDRDKGRMTIIDRPIADYVNGTAKHAGIIICRPNELTPSLLWKQNMAKQ encoded by the coding sequence ATGATCCATAAGATCGCCGCGATTTTCCTTTCCCTCGCCGCCTGCATGACGGTCGCGGTGGCGCAGAGGGTCGGTTCTCCCTGCCCGCTCCGGCTGCCGCTCGACACCGTGTTCAAGGGCGAGGCGAAATTCCACGCCATGGTGGCGAAAGCGGAGCGTGAGAACTGGCGGAACCTGCCCCTGCCACAGCGGACCATGCGGGTGGCCCGCGAACTGGTGGGCGTCCCCTATGTGAACTACACGCTGGAGATCGACGACAGGATCGAGTCGCCCTCGGTGAATTTCACGGGCATGGACTGCTGGACGTATTATGAGAACTCCCTGGCGTTCGCACGGATGCTCCGCTACAAACCCGGCCCCTACAAGCCGCAGGACATGCTCCACATGATCGAGGTGGAGCGCTACCGCAACGGCACCTGCACCGGTGGCTACCTCAGCCGCATGCACCATCTGGAGGAGGTCTTCCATGACAACCAGCGCCGGGGCCTGGCGGAGAACATCACCCGCCGCATCCCCGGCTCCGTGAAGATCGAACGAGAGATCCGCGAGATGACCGTGCAGTGGAAAGCCTACCGCTACCTGAAAAACAACCCATCCCTCATCAGCCCGATGGGCAAGATCGAGGCCCAGGTGTCCCGCCTGCCCGTCCACCACATTCCGAAGCAGAATGTCCGGGGCATCGAGAAATACCTTCAGGATGGCGACATCTGCGCCATCACCACGCACAGCACCTTCGGCTACACCTCCCACGTGGGACTCATCCTGCGGGTGAAGGACCGCGCTTATTTCTGCCACGCCACCTCCGACCGTGACAAAGGCCGCATGACCATCATCGACCGTCCCATCGCCGACTATGTGAACGGAACCGCCAAGCACGCCGGCATCATCATCTGCCGCCCGAACGAACTGACGCCATCCCTGCTATGGAAGCAGAACATGGCGAAGCAGTGA
- a CDS encoding DUF488 domain-containing protein: MKIHLKRVYEPSSKEDGSRFLIDRVWPRGVSKKDLGSAVWLKEIAPSTELRKWFNHDPERWQEFRKRYFTELRSMDVPVETLRGAMKEGPVTLLHAARDGEHNHALVLRDFLLESG; encoded by the coding sequence ATGAAAATCCATCTCAAGCGGGTTTATGAACCCTCTTCCAAGGAAGACGGCAGCCGGTTCCTGATCGACCGCGTCTGGCCCCGCGGAGTTTCGAAAAAGGATCTCGGCTCCGCCGTCTGGCTGAAGGAGATCGCCCCCTCCACGGAACTCCGCAAATGGTTCAACCATGATCCGGAACGCTGGCAGGAATTCCGGAAACGCTACTTCACCGAACTGCGTTCCATGGATGTGCCGGTGGAAACGCTGCGCGGCGCCATGAAGGAAGGTCCCGTCACCCTCCTCCACGCCGCCCGGGATGGGGAACACAACCATGCGCTGGTGTTGCGCGACTTCCTCCTGGAAAGCGGCTGA
- a CDS encoding group III truncated hemoglobin, translated as MQTMTEGRSDIRGREDIELLVDRFYASVRRDATLGPVFDDIAKVNWEEHLPKLCDFWETVLFRTGGYRGNPLAVHRHLAGRTPMDRAMFDRWLHLFTTTVDQWFEGENAGHIKRVAADMANVIHSRLHGLPQTVPYSR; from the coding sequence ATGCAAACGATGACGGAAGGCAGGAGTGACATCCGGGGGCGGGAGGACATCGAGCTGCTGGTGGATCGCTTTTACGCATCCGTCAGGCGGGATGCCACGCTGGGGCCTGTCTTTGACGACATCGCCAAGGTGAACTGGGAGGAACACCTGCCGAAGCTCTGTGACTTTTGGGAAACGGTGCTTTTCCGCACCGGCGGATACAGGGGGAATCCCCTCGCCGTCCATCGCCACCTCGCCGGGCGCACGCCCATGGATCGGGCGATGTTCGACCGTTGGCTCCATCTTTTCACCACCACGGTGGACCAGTGGTTCGAGGGGGAGAACGCGGGGCACATCAAGCGCGTGGCGGCGGACATGGCGAACGTGATCCACAGCCGGTTGCACGGGCTTCCGCAGACGGTGCCCTATTCCCGCTGA
- the rnhA gene encoding ribonuclease HI — MESGNATQFRIHRKCLRKSRRPEESAALHKVIIHTDGGCKGNPGPGGYGVVLVAGRHRKELSAGYRLTTNNRMELRAAIAALELLKQPCEIELHSDSKYVIDAMTKKWVDGWKRRDWMTAGKTPVKNKDLWIRLVAASKHHKIDWRWVKGHAGHAENERCDELANLAVAKKDFQEDTGFTESGE; from the coding sequence ATGGAATCCGGGAATGCCACGCAATTTCGTATTCACCGGAAATGCTTGCGAAAGTCACGTAGGCCGGAAGAATCCGCCGCCTTGCACAAGGTCATCATCCATACCGACGGAGGCTGCAAAGGCAACCCGGGGCCGGGAGGCTACGGCGTCGTCCTCGTCGCGGGACGCCACCGGAAGGAACTTTCCGCCGGATACCGTCTCACCACCAACAACCGCATGGAACTCCGCGCCGCCATCGCCGCGCTGGAGTTGCTCAAACAACCGTGTGAAATCGAACTCCATTCGGACTCGAAGTATGTCATCGACGCGATGACCAAGAAGTGGGTGGACGGCTGGAAACGCCGGGACTGGATGACCGCCGGCAAGACCCCGGTGAAGAACAAGGACCTGTGGATCCGCCTGGTGGCCGCAAGCAAGCACCACAAGATTGACTGGCGTTGGGTGAAGGGTCATGCCGGCCATGCGGAGAACGAGCGCTGCGACGAGCTGGCGAATCTGGCGGTGGCGAAAAAGGATTTCCAGGAAGACACCGGATTCACCGAATCCGGAGAATGA
- a CDS encoding c-type cytochrome → MPPVPTVIILCLSVLTAGLSAEKATEPFNTEKSTSLPLPPEKAAADWKLPEGFQASVFAAEPDVRQPIAMCMDDRGRLWVAESFMYAGSIGGYYEKKLRDRIIILEDTDHDGVHDKRTVFAEGLERLTSIEVGLGGVWALTLPDLVFIPDKDRDDVPDGPAVRLIDGFDVKKSGHTMANGLRWGPDGWLYGRQGILGHSLLGTPGASPESRVKMNVGIWRYHPARRTVEVVAEGTTNPWGMDWDEHGEMFFINTVIGHLWHVIPGAHYKRMFGDDYNPHIFGQIDQHADHVHWDTAEKWNEIRVGMSAESSSAGGGHAHTGLMIYLGDNWPEEYRKELFTINFHGRRLNREHLEPTGSGFTGRHRADLVFSADPWFRGIDLLYGPDGGVFIADWSDTGECHDDDGIHRQSGRIYKITHGTPAVPAVTDVAAVPTDALLPLLSHRNEWFARRARLSLQQRAASGENMEPLLTGLRNQLGNGATTALKLRALWSLHAIGKADRKMLTDLLSHPEPAVRVWSVRLLLDTATPASGDEETIAALTRLAGAESSPAVRLALAGALQRIPIASRAGIAAPLLGHAGDATDHNLPLMLWYGIEPLATAHRRTLADLAKSSAIPLVRNHIARRLALDPADPEQAFDGLIRHAATAPEEWTMDILAGLSKALEGIGAPNPPASWPRLSAVIGKSPDPGMMGFYRSLGALFKDPAAVESNRMLAADDGAPAEARAAALRTLTTIRDAGSLEVAKSLIGRPGLHAVAMERLAVEGDPAIAAEILSHLQGLSTADRSVAIDALISRPQWAAQLVAEISAGKLTADLLSPFQVRQMRSLKAPELAGEITRLWGEMRDSSKEKIHAANVWKLYLTPKTLSQADKKKGKEIYGQYCGTCHKMYGEGGTVGPELTGGGRDNLDYLLSNILDPSEVVAKENQLSIITLKDGRTLSGMIRASDGRTTSLQTLAEKISLPTADIGKIETLPNSLMPEGLIDSLPREQVRDLIAWLMDKGG, encoded by the coding sequence ATGCCTCCAGTTCCCACCGTCATCATTCTCTGTCTATCCGTCCTGACCGCAGGACTTTCCGCCGAAAAGGCGACCGAACCTTTCAATACCGAGAAATCCACCTCCCTCCCGCTCCCACCTGAAAAGGCGGCGGCGGATTGGAAGCTGCCGGAGGGTTTCCAAGCGAGCGTCTTCGCCGCGGAACCGGACGTCCGCCAACCGATCGCCATGTGCATGGACGACCGCGGCCGCCTGTGGGTCGCGGAGAGTTTCATGTATGCCGGGAGCATCGGCGGCTACTACGAGAAGAAGCTGCGCGACCGCATCATCATCCTGGAGGACACAGACCACGACGGCGTGCATGACAAGCGGACCGTGTTCGCGGAAGGATTGGAACGCCTCACCAGCATCGAGGTCGGCCTCGGCGGGGTGTGGGCGCTGACATTGCCCGATCTGGTGTTCATCCCGGACAAAGACCGCGATGACGTTCCCGACGGTCCCGCCGTCCGGCTCATCGATGGATTCGACGTCAAGAAATCCGGCCATACCATGGCCAACGGCCTGCGCTGGGGACCGGACGGCTGGCTCTATGGAAGGCAGGGCATCCTCGGCCATTCATTGCTGGGGACGCCCGGCGCATCACCGGAATCCCGCGTGAAGATGAACGTGGGCATCTGGCGTTATCATCCCGCCCGCCGCACGGTCGAAGTGGTGGCGGAAGGAACCACCAACCCATGGGGGATGGATTGGGATGAACACGGGGAGATGTTCTTCATCAACACCGTCATCGGCCATCTCTGGCATGTCATCCCCGGTGCCCACTACAAGAGGATGTTCGGCGACGACTACAACCCGCACATCTTCGGACAGATCGACCAGCATGCCGACCACGTCCACTGGGACACGGCGGAAAAGTGGAATGAAATCCGGGTCGGCATGAGCGCGGAATCCTCCTCCGCCGGTGGCGGCCACGCCCACACCGGCCTGATGATCTATCTGGGCGACAACTGGCCGGAAGAATACCGGAAAGAGCTTTTCACCATCAACTTCCATGGCCGCCGCCTGAACCGGGAGCATCTGGAGCCAACCGGCAGCGGCTTCACCGGTCGCCACCGTGCCGACCTCGTCTTTTCGGCGGACCCATGGTTCCGGGGAATCGACCTGCTTTATGGTCCGGACGGCGGGGTGTTCATCGCCGATTGGTCGGACACCGGAGAATGCCATGACGACGATGGCATCCACCGCCAGTCCGGCAGGATCTACAAGATCACCCACGGAACCCCGGCCGTCCCGGCGGTGACGGATGTCGCAGCCGTTCCAACGGACGCATTGCTTCCCCTTCTCTCCCACCGGAACGAATGGTTCGCACGCAGGGCGCGCCTTTCATTGCAGCAACGCGCGGCCTCGGGTGAAAACATGGAGCCGCTTCTGACCGGCCTCCGCAACCAACTCGGGAACGGTGCCACCACCGCGCTGAAGCTCCGGGCACTGTGGTCACTGCACGCCATCGGCAAGGCGGACCGGAAGATGCTGACCGATCTCCTCTCCCATCCGGAGCCTGCTGTCCGGGTCTGGTCGGTCCGCCTGCTGCTCGACACCGCCACTCCCGCTTCCGGCGATGAAGAAACCATCGCCGCGCTGACGCGCCTCGCCGGAGCCGAATCTTCCCCCGCCGTGCGCCTCGCGCTTGCCGGTGCCCTCCAACGGATTCCCATCGCTTCCCGGGCCGGAATCGCCGCACCGCTGCTCGGACACGCCGGGGATGCCACGGATCACAACCTGCCGCTGATGCTGTGGTATGGCATCGAGCCGCTCGCCACGGCCCACCGCCGGACACTGGCGGATCTGGCGAAAAGTTCCGCCATCCCGCTGGTCCGCAACCATATCGCACGACGCCTCGCCCTCGATCCGGCGGATCCGGAACAGGCATTCGACGGACTCATCCGCCATGCCGCCACCGCACCGGAGGAGTGGACGATGGACATCCTCGCCGGGCTTTCGAAAGCGCTTGAGGGCATCGGCGCACCCAATCCCCCGGCATCCTGGCCCCGGCTTTCCGCGGTGATCGGGAAATCCCCGGATCCCGGCATGATGGGCTTCTATCGCTCCCTGGGCGCTTTGTTCAAGGATCCGGCCGCCGTCGAATCCAACCGCATGCTGGCCGCCGATGATGGCGCGCCTGCCGAAGCACGGGCCGCAGCGCTGCGGACCCTGACCACCATCCGCGATGCCGGCTCACTGGAGGTGGCGAAATCCCTCATCGGCAGGCCCGGCCTCCATGCGGTGGCCATGGAACGCCTGGCCGTCGAAGGTGATCCCGCCATTGCCGCGGAGATCCTCAGCCATTTGCAGGGCCTTTCAACGGCTGACAGATCCGTGGCGATCGACGCCCTGATCTCCCGTCCGCAATGGGCCGCGCAGTTGGTTGCGGAGATCTCCGCCGGGAAGCTCACCGCGGATCTGCTTTCCCCCTTCCAGGTCCGGCAGATGCGCTCGCTGAAGGCCCCTGAACTGGCCGGTGAGATCACACGGCTGTGGGGGGAGATGCGGGATTCCAGCAAGGAGAAGATCCACGCGGCGAACGTCTGGAAGCTCTACCTCACCCCGAAGACGCTTTCGCAGGCGGACAAGAAGAAGGGCAAGGAAATCTACGGCCAATACTGCGGCACCTGCCACAAGATGTACGGTGAAGGCGGCACCGTCGGCCCCGAACTCACGGGTGGAGGCAGGGACAACCTCGACTACCTGCTCTCCAACATCCTCGATCCGAGCGAGGTGGTCGCGAAGGAGAACCAGCTTTCCATCATCACCCTGAAGGACGGCCGCACCCTCAGCGGAATGATCCGGGCCAGTGACGGCCGCACCACTTCCCTCCAGACGCTCGCGGAGAAAATCTCCCTGCCCACCGCGGACATCGGCAAGATCGAAACCCTCCCGAACTCGCTGATGCCGGAAGGCCTGATCGATTCCCTCCCCCGTGAACAGGTCCGGGATCTCATCGCATGGCTGATGGACAAGGGTGGTTGA
- a CDS encoding sulfatase translates to MRVLLSFLLLSLLPLAAAPRNIVLIVTDDQSPDLGCYANPVLKTPAIDALAADATRFTNAFATTASCSASRSVILSGLHNHANGQYGLAHGPHKSESHPSVGAVSLPNQLNQLGYRTAVAGKYHVAPRSAFDFHKFIPGGRNPVKMAEDSAAFIKADDAQPFFLYFCPADPHRSGDFDEASEWRPNLFGNKKDRGGYPGIKEVFYDPAEVIVPPFLPDVPSARAEIAQYYQSISRIDQGVARLIAILKEAGRWEDTLIVYTSDHGMPFPGAKTTVYDAGLRVPFIVRDPYQEKKGTVSKAMITHADITPSLLDFAGGYDSTSQGPKKASAVADTPKHENAGPAFKSYHGRSWLPVLTQENPAGWNHAAASHSWHEVTMYYPMRVWREGRYKLIFNLAHGTPFPFASDLWTTPCWQEAMKKGPDASYGGRTVASYLNRPKFELYDIENDPWEFKNLAGAPEHAEQLESLKTKIKDFQKSTDDPWLLKWERE, encoded by the coding sequence ATGAGAGTCCTGCTTTCTTTTCTCCTTCTTTCGCTCCTGCCTCTGGCGGCCGCTCCGCGGAACATCGTGCTCATCGTCACCGACGACCAGAGTCCCGATCTCGGCTGCTACGCGAATCCCGTGCTGAAGACCCCCGCCATCGACGCTCTGGCGGCGGACGCCACTCGGTTCACCAATGCCTTTGCCACCACGGCCAGTTGCTCCGCCAGCCGCTCCGTCATCCTTTCCGGCCTGCACAACCATGCCAACGGCCAATACGGTTTGGCGCACGGGCCGCACAAATCGGAATCCCATCCCAGCGTCGGCGCGGTGTCGCTGCCCAACCAGCTCAACCAACTCGGCTACCGCACCGCCGTCGCCGGGAAATACCATGTCGCCCCGCGCTCCGCGTTCGATTTCCATAAATTCATCCCCGGGGGACGCAACCCGGTGAAAATGGCGGAGGACTCCGCCGCCTTCATCAAGGCGGATGACGCCCAGCCGTTCTTCCTCTATTTCTGCCCGGCGGACCCGCATCGCAGCGGAGACTTCGACGAAGCTTCCGAATGGCGTCCGAATCTGTTCGGCAACAAGAAGGACCGCGGCGGCTATCCGGGCATCAAGGAGGTGTTCTATGATCCGGCGGAAGTCATCGTCCCTCCTTTCCTCCCGGACGTGCCCTCCGCCCGTGCCGAGATCGCCCAGTATTACCAATCCATCTCCCGCATCGACCAGGGGGTTGCCCGTCTCATCGCCATCCTCAAGGAAGCAGGCAGATGGGAAGACACGCTCATCGTCTATACCTCGGACCACGGCATGCCGTTTCCCGGGGCGAAAACCACCGTCTATGACGCGGGCCTGCGGGTTCCCTTCATCGTCCGGGATCCTTACCAGGAAAAGAAAGGAACCGTCAGCAAGGCGATGATCACCCATGCCGACATCACCCCCTCCCTGCTGGATTTCGCCGGTGGCTATGATTCCACATCGCAGGGACCGAAGAAAGCCTCGGCGGTGGCGGATACCCCCAAGCATGAGAACGCGGGCCCCGCATTCAAAAGTTACCACGGACGTTCCTGGCTGCCGGTGCTGACGCAGGAGAATCCCGCCGGATGGAACCATGCCGCGGCTTCCCATTCCTGGCATGAGGTGACGATGTACTACCCCATGCGCGTGTGGCGGGAGGGCCGTTACAAGCTCATCTTCAACCTTGCCCATGGCACCCCCTTCCCTTTCGCCTCGGACCTCTGGACCACCCCGTGCTGGCAGGAAGCGATGAAGAAAGGACCGGACGCTTCCTATGGTGGACGGACGGTTGCTTCCTACCTGAACCGTCCCAAGTTCGAACTCTACGACATCGAGAACGATCCGTGGGAATTCAAGAACCTGGCCGGCGCGCCGGAACATGCCGAGCAGCTCGAATCCCTGAAAACCAAGATCAAGGACTTCCAGAAATCGACCGATGATCCGTGGTTGCTGAAGTGGGAACGCGAATAA
- a CDS encoding alpha/beta hydrolase → MSRFLIILSALLLPLPGCKEAAAPKPQATVAYDEREDRRLEMDVYLPSAPAAGLRPAVLMVHGGGWSAGHRRDFSWFGQWLASRGYVAFSTSYRLVTAEGNHWPAQLDDVQRSVRWIRAHAAEYQVDPNRIGALGASAGGHLVACLGMLDTRDNSDATLAAHSSRVACVVDLCGPTDLTEDLRPKVPKGEWCNGIIDSLLGNKKREGAREASPLFLVDGKSAPFLIFHGSKDDIVPLDQSQRLEAALKAAGVEAELVTMDSGHSFANATQIQDFMKRTEKFLETHLKPSVPTP, encoded by the coding sequence ATGTCACGATTCCTCATCATCCTTTCCGCGCTGCTGCTGCCTCTCCCGGGATGCAAGGAAGCCGCCGCACCGAAGCCTCAGGCAACCGTCGCATATGATGAACGGGAAGACCGGAGGCTGGAGATGGATGTCTATCTGCCGTCCGCCCCGGCTGCCGGACTCCGGCCGGCGGTGCTGATGGTGCATGGCGGAGGCTGGTCGGCCGGTCATCGCCGGGATTTCTCATGGTTCGGACAATGGCTGGCCTCCCGGGGCTATGTGGCTTTCTCCACGAGCTACCGGCTGGTAACGGCGGAAGGAAATCATTGGCCCGCGCAACTGGATGACGTGCAGCGTTCGGTCCGCTGGATTCGCGCCCATGCCGCGGAATATCAGGTCGATCCCAACCGGATCGGCGCGCTCGGTGCTTCCGCGGGCGGGCATCTGGTGGCGTGTCTGGGCATGCTGGACACGCGGGACAACTCCGACGCCACGCTTGCCGCCCATTCCAGCCGCGTGGCCTGCGTGGTGGATCTCTGCGGTCCCACCGATCTCACCGAAGACCTCCGCCCGAAGGTGCCCAAGGGCGAATGGTGCAACGGCATCATCGACTCCCTGCTGGGAAATAAGAAGCGGGAGGGCGCGCGCGAGGCGTCGCCCCTTTTCCTGGTGGATGGAAAGTCCGCACCCTTTCTCATTTTCCACGGTTCAAAGGATGACATCGTGCCGCTGGACCAGTCACAGCGTCTCGAAGCCGCTCTCAAAGCCGCCGGAGTGGAGGCGGAACTGGTCACCATGGACAGCGGCCACAGTTTCGCCAATGCCACCCAAATCCAGGATTTCATGAAGCGCACCGAAAAGTTCCTGGAAACCCACCTCAAACCATCCGTGCCGACACCATGA